The following are from one region of the Terriglobia bacterium genome:
- a CDS encoding M28 family peptidase yields MRGKVLIHPVLILMLCAASPAQKVQFTPAEKAAVLERMKTIPETNADRAEKLEELFSNAGCNGKSLMEQKVDGVDTPNIICRLGTENEDTVIVGAHYDRNSSAQRPLDNWSGAAILPAIYQSLRNRKRSHSFLFVAFADSGANPLGAQFFVNHLGRTQLERTEAMINVDALGLSPTKIWSAHSDKDLVHSLIVMVYALKLSASQIDMAAAGTTDSDPFAARHIPQITIHSLTQQNVTTGATTQFRPNNYYDTYRLLCGYLAYLDQTLKPRQRPE; encoded by the coding sequence ATGCGCGGGAAGGTTCTGATCCACCCAGTCCTGATCCTAATGTTGTGCGCGGCCTCTCCGGCGCAGAAGGTCCAATTTACTCCTGCCGAAAAGGCCGCCGTTCTGGAACGCATGAAGACCATTCCTGAGACCAATGCGGACCGGGCGGAAAAATTGGAAGAACTCTTCAGCAACGCCGGCTGCAACGGAAAGTCTCTGATGGAGCAAAAGGTGGATGGCGTTGATACACCCAACATTATCTGCCGGCTTGGCACTGAAAATGAAGATACGGTGATTGTGGGCGCGCACTATGACCGCAATTCATCCGCGCAGCGCCCGCTCGACAACTGGAGCGGGGCCGCAATTCTTCCGGCGATCTACCAGAGCCTGCGCAACAGAAAGCGCAGCCACAGTTTTCTATTCGTGGCGTTTGCGGATAGCGGCGCGAATCCCCTGGGCGCTCAATTTTTTGTCAACCACCTGGGCCGCACGCAGCTGGAGCGGACTGAGGCCATGATCAACGTGGATGCACTTGGCCTTTCACCAACAAAGATCTGGAGCGCGCATTCCGATAAGGACCTTGTCCATTCCCTGATCGTAATGGTCTATGCCTTGAAACTTTCCGCCAGCCAGATTGATATGGCGGCAGCAGGCACCACGGATTCCGATCCGTTTGCGGCGCGCCACATCCCGCAGATAACAATCCATTCGCTGACGCAGCAAAACGTCACCACTGGCGCGACCACGCAATTCCGTCCCAATAATTATTACGATACCTATCGCCTGCTGTGTGGTTACCTGGCTTATCTGGACCAGACGCTGAAGCCAAGGCAGCGCCCGGAATGA
- a CDS encoding NCS2 family permease, translating to MNALGQFFKFDRHGTTLSREVIAGLTTFTTMSYIVVVNPAILGNAGIPAGPSFVATVVAAAFGCALMGLYANRPFAIAPYMGENAFIAFTVCGQLGYKWQTALAGIFVAGVLFVLLTVFRLRQWVVEAVPLSLRYSFAVGIGLFLTFIGLNQTGIVALGVTGAPVRAGHLTSAPVLVAISGFLLLSILVVRKVRGAILLGIVATAMIAFVARIVAPPAHLVSLPPGLGPILWQLDFRGVFTWSAFPVVLTIFIMAFVDTMGTLIGLSARAGFLDKNGNLPQIERPMLVDALSTCLAPAVGTTTAGAYVESATGIEAGGRTGLTALVVAGCFALTLFFAPFVTSVPPQAYGPALIIVGLFMLEPITRIDFTDYSESIPAFAVVALMCFTFNIAVGISAGFVLYPLCKLVAGKIRQVRPGLYVLTALCLLFFIFYPYG from the coding sequence ATGAATGCTCTAGGGCAGTTCTTCAAATTTGATCGGCACGGCACCACGCTGTCGCGTGAGGTCATCGCCGGGCTGACCACATTTACTACCATGTCCTACATAGTGGTAGTGAATCCCGCGATCCTGGGCAATGCAGGCATTCCCGCAGGGCCAAGCTTTGTGGCCACGGTAGTGGCGGCGGCGTTTGGCTGCGCGCTGATGGGCCTTTACGCCAACCGTCCGTTTGCCATTGCGCCGTATATGGGTGAAAACGCGTTTATTGCGTTCACCGTGTGCGGACAACTTGGCTATAAATGGCAAACCGCGCTGGCAGGAATCTTTGTTGCCGGCGTGCTCTTTGTGCTGCTTACCGTGTTCCGCCTGCGGCAATGGGTGGTGGAAGCTGTACCATTGTCTCTGCGATACAGCTTCGCCGTTGGGATCGGCTTGTTCCTGACTTTCATCGGCCTGAACCAGACTGGGATTGTTGCGCTTGGAGTCACCGGTGCGCCGGTCCGCGCGGGGCATCTTACCAGCGCGCCAGTGCTGGTTGCGATCAGCGGTTTTCTGTTGCTTTCAATTCTGGTGGTCCGCAAAGTACGTGGCGCAATCTTGCTGGGTATTGTCGCAACGGCCATGATTGCCTTTGTAGCCCGGATCGTCGCGCCCCCTGCTCATCTGGTCAGTCTGCCACCGGGGCTTGGGCCGATCCTGTGGCAGCTTGATTTTCGCGGCGTATTCACATGGAGCGCTTTTCCCGTGGTGCTTACCATCTTCATCATGGCGTTTGTGGACACCATGGGAACTTTGATTGGCCTCTCCGCTCGCGCCGGCTTTCTGGATAAAAACGGCAACCTGCCGCAGATTGAGCGTCCCATGCTGGTGGACGCGCTTTCCACATGCCTGGCTCCCGCCGTGGGCACAACAACGGCCGGCGCTTATGTGGAATCAGCTACCGGAATTGAGGCGGGCGGGCGCACCGGATTAACCGCTCTGGTGGTTGCTGGCTGTTTTGCGTTGACGTTGTTTTTTGCGCCGTTTGTCACGTCGGTGCCTCCGCAGGCATACGGGCCCGCGCTGATCATCGTGGGACTATTCATGCTGGAGCCGATCACACGCATTGACTTCACTGACTATTCTGAATCGATTCCGGCGTTCGCCGTGGTGGCCTTGATGTGCTTCACGTTTAATATCGCTGTGGGCATCAGCGCCGGCTTTGTTCTTTATCCATTGTGCAAACTTGTTGCCGGAAAGATTCGCCAGGTGCGGCCCGGGCTTTATGTGCTGACCGCTCTTTGTCTGTTGTTTTTTATCTTCTATCCGTACGGATGA
- a CDS encoding nucleoside deaminase, whose translation MNRNELIDKTIQLAIDNVNRGGGPFAAIVVKDGEIIASGVNQVTPTLDPTAHAEVVAIRAACRVLNHFELSGCEIYCSCEPCPMCLGAIYWSRPARVFFAATAGAAADAGFDDSFIKTQVCLPLAQQELPIEQLIDAKALAPFEAWKSKADKITY comes from the coding sequence ATGAACCGTAACGAACTCATAGATAAAACGATCCAGTTGGCGATTGATAACGTAAATCGTGGCGGCGGGCCATTTGCCGCGATTGTGGTCAAAGATGGAGAGATCATCGCCAGCGGAGTAAATCAGGTTACGCCAACTCTTGATCCCACGGCCCATGCTGAAGTTGTGGCCATACGCGCTGCGTGCCGCGTGTTGAACCATTTCGAGCTTAGCGGATGCGAGATTTATTGCAGTTGTGAGCCGTGCCCCATGTGCCTGGGCGCGATCTATTGGTCGCGTCCCGCGCGCGTCTTCTTTGCCGCCACCGCAGGTGCTGCCGCGGACGCGGGCTTTGACGATTCATTCATCAAGACGCAAGTGTGTCTGCCTTTGGCACAGCAGGAATTGCCCATTGAGCAACTTATTGATGCAAAGGCGCTGGCGCCTTTTGAAGCGTGGAAGTCCAAGGCGGACAAGATAACCTACTAA
- a CDS encoding DUF11 domain-containing protein, whose protein sequence is MIYFPPGVTIAVDAATKSCVQFCAYHSNTPASFTPKLVPYGVEPDFAPPSACALGCGGNPAMFDNVTEVTSHEMSEAVTDAQVGSATTTAPPLAWYDPDPATNPLGEIGDICVGQGAIVNAGSTTYVVQQEFSNVQNDCVDAPPVFNMASPAAGVAPSLPFNITLTVQSSANPFTLTGYTGTVHFTSSDTQAILPADYTFLPSDAGTHIFPFTLKTLGDQTITVTDTRSAGFTGTATINVNTTPDLTISKSHAGSFFVGQTGATYTLTVANTGHGPTSGTVTVIDNLPSGLTATAISGTGWTCTLGTITCTRSDALVANNSYPAIALTVNVSANAPSLVTNTATISGGGETNIANDTASDPTSVLAPDLMVAMGHFGPINGNFFQGETGATYIITVQNPGNLATFGTVTMVDTPPVSGLIPTAISGTGWSCTLATLTCTRNDVLAAFSSYPQITVTVDVPLGAPANVINTATVSGGGEVNTANDVTQDPTVILPPPNPDLTPFMDHSFNNFVQGQSGGFYRIDITNVGTAITSGVVTVSDTLPTGLTATDVSGIGWTCTAGVTSICTQSTPLQFNNSYAPIFITVAIAANAPTSVVNTVTVSGGGEVNVANDTASDPTSIAVPLVDLSPSVAGNAFQAEGDTGVNYPILIQNNGNVSSSGTMTAVTTLSTGLTASAISGTGWTCTLATLTCTRSDALTPFNIFTINVTVNFAKNAPANGSVSETVSGGGDGNSANNTSSEFVNIQPMLSISPLGNPQTVNAGTSAAYLILVNPLPIAGPATMNCSGLPAATTCTFSPATVPAGVGGVGVTLTINTTARTAAVIDPGAGPRNYRPLFPLLLLLTTVLAAISLRHGLAQGRGLKPALGLRMSVVAGLLLLAALSGCGGGGGSKNTTIVQNPQGTPAGTYTVTVNAISPNANASAPVTLIVK, encoded by the coding sequence ATGATCTACTTCCCGCCCGGAGTCACCATTGCCGTTGATGCAGCCACAAAAAGCTGCGTACAGTTCTGCGCTTATCACTCCAACACTCCTGCCAGTTTCACGCCAAAACTGGTGCCGTACGGGGTTGAGCCGGATTTTGCGCCTCCAAGCGCGTGCGCTCTTGGTTGCGGCGGCAATCCCGCCATGTTCGATAACGTAACCGAGGTGACCAGCCACGAAATGTCTGAGGCTGTTACCGACGCGCAGGTTGGATCCGCCACCACTACAGCGCCTCCATTGGCCTGGTATGACCCTGATCCGGCTACCAATCCTCTGGGAGAAATTGGGGATATCTGCGTTGGGCAGGGGGCCATTGTGAATGCCGGTAGCACCACTTACGTGGTGCAGCAGGAATTTTCCAACGTGCAAAATGACTGCGTGGACGCACCGCCGGTATTCAACATGGCCAGCCCTGCCGCTGGTGTAGCGCCATCGTTGCCCTTTAACATAACCCTGACGGTCCAAAGCAGCGCGAACCCATTCACGCTGACCGGTTACACCGGAACGGTCCATTTCACCAGTTCAGATACCCAGGCTATTTTGCCGGCTGATTACACTTTCCTGCCATCCGATGCAGGCACGCACATATTTCCTTTTACCCTGAAAACGCTGGGTGACCAGACGATCACGGTCACAGACACGCGTTCGGCAGGCTTTACCGGCACCGCGACCATCAATGTAAACACGACTCCTGACCTGACAATCAGCAAGAGCCACGCAGGAAGCTTTTTCGTCGGGCAAACGGGCGCCACTTACACGCTCACGGTTGCCAACACGGGACATGGCCCGACTTCAGGGACCGTTACGGTGATTGACAACCTGCCCAGCGGGCTGACGGCCACAGCAATCAGCGGGACCGGTTGGACTTGCACTCTGGGAACGATCACTTGCACGCGCTCCGACGCACTTGTCGCCAACAACAGCTACCCTGCAATCGCTCTGACGGTAAATGTTTCCGCAAATGCGCCTTCATTGGTCACAAATACCGCCACGATTTCCGGCGGCGGCGAGACGAATATCGCCAACGATACAGCCTCTGATCCTACCAGCGTGTTGGCTCCTGACCTCATGGTGGCCATGGGTCACTTCGGCCCTATCAATGGGAACTTCTTTCAGGGGGAAACCGGGGCCACGTACATCATCACCGTTCAGAACCCGGGAAACCTAGCAACCTTTGGAACGGTAACCATGGTGGACACACCGCCTGTTAGTGGTCTGATTCCAACAGCAATCAGTGGAACGGGATGGAGTTGCACTTTGGCAACTCTTACATGCACGCGTAACGATGTTTTGGCTGCGTTCTCTTCCTATCCGCAGATCACCGTAACCGTGGATGTACCTCTGGGTGCACCAGCCAATGTAATTAATACGGCGACAGTTTCCGGTGGCGGCGAGGTCAATACCGCCAACGACGTAACACAGGACCCCACCGTGATTCTTCCGCCGCCCAATCCCGACCTCACCCCCTTCATGGACCATTCATTCAACAACTTTGTGCAGGGCCAGAGCGGCGGCTTTTACAGGATTGATATCACCAACGTGGGAACGGCCATTACTTCCGGCGTGGTCACTGTCTCTGACACTCTGCCAACCGGCCTGACGGCGACAGACGTGAGCGGAATCGGTTGGACCTGCACGGCGGGCGTCACCTCAATATGCACGCAGTCGACCCCCCTGCAGTTCAACAATAGCTATGCCCCGATCTTTATCACGGTGGCCATTGCCGCCAACGCGCCCACTAGCGTCGTTAACACGGTGACGGTTTCCGGCGGCGGTGAAGTGAATGTGGCAAACGACACTGCCAGCGATCCCACATCAATTGCGGTTCCGCTCGTGGACCTGTCGCCGTCGGTAGCTGGAAACGCATTTCAGGCGGAAGGGGACACCGGCGTCAATTACCCCATCCTCATTCAAAATAATGGAAACGTTTCTTCAAGCGGAACCATGACTGCCGTTACGACTCTCTCTACGGGTCTTACCGCTTCGGCGATCAGCGGCACCGGATGGACTTGCACCCTGGCCACGCTCACCTGCACCCGCTCGGATGCTCTGACACCTTTTAACATCTTCACGATCAACGTTACGGTGAATTTCGCCAAGAACGCACCGGCCAATGGCAGCGTGAGCGAAACCGTTTCCGGCGGCGGCGATGGAAACAGCGCCAACAACACAAGCTCTGAGTTCGTGAATATTCAGCCCATGCTGAGCATTAGTCCACTTGGGAACCCTCAGACAGTCAACGCCGGAACATCGGCCGCCTATTTGATCCTGGTGAACCCCTTGCCGATCGCCGGTCCCGCCACCATGAATTGCAGTGGATTGCCGGCCGCAACAACCTGCACTTTCAGCCCTGCCACGGTGCCAGCCGGAGTTGGCGGTGTGGGAGTCACTCTCACGATTAACACCACCGCGAGGACGGCGGCCGTCATCGATCCTGGCGCAGGCCCGCGGAACTACAGGCCCCTTTTCCCGCTACTTCTCTTGCTTACAACGGTACTGGCTGCCATCAGCCTGCGCCATGGCCTGGCCCAGGGTAGAGGGCTTAAACCGGCGCTGGGATTACGCATGAGTGTGGTGGCCGGGCTCTTGCTGCTTGCGGCGCTCTCCGGTTGCGGTGGAGGCGGAGGCAGTAAAAACACTACGATTGTGCAGAATCCGCAAGGTACTCCGGCGGGCACTTACACGGTTACGGTGAATGCAATCAGCCCGAACGCGAATGCCTCTGCCCCGGTGACCCTGATTGTGAAATAG
- a CDS encoding excinuclease ABC subunit C: protein MLAHSISFSANHAADFFAQFPAAPAVFALRGADQDAEPYVSKTTNLRKRLQRLLAPPESQSKRLNLRERTARIDYSLTGSDFESVLLLYQTLRQEFPDTYQKRLRLRPAPVIRLNLENEYPRAYVTTRIGKLGGRSLYYGPFRSRAVADKFLNDSLDLFKMRRCTFDLNPDPSFPGCVYSEMKMCLAPCFKGCTDEAYAAEVARVQEYFDSGGQSLLREMEAERERLSAALDFEGAAAQHAKVAKVKTILSACDDICGRLDRLDAVIIQPSAEAKSVALFRFHGGELVGPQPTPMESDTAGSEDLGPEGVESKNKESENLKPENQEPPPDPDKPPQPALTEPLSAQVLDSRLRAALESTVTKGNSSAQRFSQELAILKRWYYRTHKVGEIFFANDRGELPLRRIARGAMRVYRGEKDVLQPSAEASTDSV, encoded by the coding sequence TTGCTAGCGCATTCCATCTCGTTCTCGGCTAATCATGCTGCGGATTTCTTTGCTCAATTCCCTGCGGCGCCGGCAGTCTTCGCCCTGCGCGGAGCCGACCAAGACGCCGAGCCTTACGTCAGCAAGACCACCAACCTCAGAAAACGCCTGCAGCGGCTGCTGGCTCCGCCGGAATCACAGTCCAAGCGCCTGAATCTGCGCGAGCGCACCGCCAGGATCGATTATTCCCTTACCGGATCTGACTTTGAGTCCGTGCTGTTGCTCTACCAAACCCTGCGGCAGGAGTTTCCGGACACATACCAGAAACGCCTTCGCCTTCGACCCGCCCCGGTCATCCGCCTGAATCTAGAAAACGAATATCCGCGCGCTTATGTAACCACGCGCATCGGCAAGCTTGGCGGACGCTCGCTCTACTACGGCCCATTCCGTTCGCGCGCCGTGGCAGACAAGTTTCTCAACGATTCGCTCGACCTGTTTAAGATGCGGCGCTGCACGTTTGATCTGAATCCCGATCCCAGTTTTCCCGGCTGCGTTTATTCAGAGATGAAAATGTGTCTTGCGCCATGCTTCAAGGGCTGTACCGACGAAGCGTATGCGGCCGAAGTTGCGCGGGTGCAGGAGTATTTTGATTCCGGCGGACAGTCTCTGCTGCGCGAGATGGAAGCCGAGCGGGAACGGCTCTCAGCTGCCCTGGATTTTGAGGGCGCCGCGGCGCAACACGCCAAAGTCGCCAAGGTCAAAACTATTCTCTCCGCCTGCGACGACATTTGTGGCCGCCTGGATCGCCTGGACGCGGTGATCATTCAGCCATCGGCTGAAGCGAAGTCTGTGGCGTTGTTTCGCTTTCATGGCGGTGAACTCGTCGGTCCGCAACCGACCCCAATGGAATCGGATACGGCGGGATCGGAAGACCTTGGACCAGAAGGTGTCGAATCAAAAAACAAGGAATCAGAAAATCTCAAGCCTGAAAACCAGGAGCCGCCTCCGGATCCCGATAAGCCACCGCAGCCGGCACTAACGGAGCCCCTGTCCGCCCAAGTCCTCGATAGCCGCCTTCGCGCCGCCTTAGAATCGACCGTGACCAAAGGAAACTCGTCGGCACAGCGTTTCAGCCAGGAGTTGGCCATCCTCAAACGTTGGTACTATCGCACCCACAAAGTAGGAGAAATATTCTTTGCCAATGATCGCGGTGAACTACCTCTACGCAGAATAGCGCGTGGTGCGATGAGGGTCTATCGCGGAGAGAAAGACGTATTGCAGCCTTCAGCTGAAGCCTCGACGGATTCCGTCTGA
- a CDS encoding ATP-binding protein gives MATQHQSQPAEACPVCDGTGWKQVAVPGKASRMTRCDCRISARNQQLLEKAGIPARYKNCSLANFNLELHEISLSVRNAHRDALRFVQEYPLEKQGMLLIGSIGVGKTHLAVGMIQALMQDKGVPCRFCDYRELLKEIQNSYNPAVQATELEILRPILEAEVLVLDELGAVKSSEWVWDTVSYILNSRYNEQKTTIITTNFPDGPSGKAEKEISRLKKSREEEDARSASREETLGDRITDRMRSRLHDMCRVRTMKGPDFRTLHKTRA, from the coding sequence ATGGCAACGCAGCATCAATCGCAGCCCGCAGAAGCTTGCCCCGTTTGTGACGGCACTGGCTGGAAGCAAGTCGCGGTTCCCGGCAAAGCCAGCCGCATGACGCGCTGTGATTGCCGCATCTCCGCGCGCAACCAGCAACTACTGGAAAAAGCCGGCATCCCTGCCCGCTATAAAAATTGCTCTTTGGCTAATTTCAACCTCGAGCTGCATGAGATCTCACTTTCAGTCAGGAACGCTCATCGTGACGCGCTGCGTTTTGTGCAGGAGTATCCGCTGGAAAAGCAGGGCATGCTGCTGATCGGCTCCATCGGCGTAGGCAAAACGCATCTGGCGGTGGGAATGATTCAGGCTTTAATGCAGGATAAAGGCGTCCCCTGCCGCTTCTGCGACTATCGCGAGCTGCTCAAGGAAATCCAGAACTCTTACAATCCGGCGGTCCAGGCCACGGAGCTAGAAATCCTCAGGCCGATTCTTGAAGCTGAAGTGCTGGTGCTGGACGAACTCGGCGCGGTGAAATCGTCAGAGTGGGTCTGGGACACTGTCAGCTACATCCTGAACAGCCGCTATAACGAACAGAAGACTACCATCATCACCACTAATTTCCCTGATGGGCCATCTGGCAAGGCGGAAAAGGAAATCTCACGACTCAAAAAATCCCGCGAAGAAGAAGACGCCCGCTCTGCCTCGCGCGAGGAAACTTTGGGAGACCGTATTACCGACCGTATGCGCTCACGCCTGCATGATATGTGCCGCGTCCGCACCATGAAGGGCCCAGACTTCAGGACGCTCCACAAAACCAGAGCCTAA
- a CDS encoding malate synthase yields MIRSDILQKFPDLFGAKKVNGRDVNVQETITTLTRELRPEIATALTARRQILESPAPVREKYAWPRWEEKFEDPIKGGTWTYRQIVQGMIDNFLGRETEWRWRLNDEVPIPKDAHPLKNPGLELTGPWHPLDMAFNALNSPAPMNMPDFEDASPTHFLPDGTPSNVPVGVFAALQNAKEIFAGNWTGKPYEVVKKGKTRAYNITKPPAQWPTRFGRPPGLHINYDHVTVDGRPAPATIVVATLWAFNNYDSLKNAGSGVYFYIPKLQTPKEALIVEKILSRLEGMIGIVAGSIKIKMLYEEGNAGRTLPAIAWTLRRRLLGTNVGRWDYLGSLIEMWKDDPKGVYPDPQSIGMASPNMIAYQRFNALMMLMGGMKNGELENAAPIGGMAAVMIYQAGDPYGRSRYNPLALRAMVIDKLRERLLGLIFVPDEPLAPNQQPTLDDILSKRVKGHLYDVYRQSWVASPEKDYVAAGNAPLQAKVEQLQSILDAPRDMVKVKEQAVPTATSGLSDAERSVLESRGLLNLQGKITPQVITKESLDTPEKLLSPERWEAIYGIPKGDITIERIQHAFYMAANYGFQILNGNFAAAIDDYELKLRFMNDLATYRIDVSWLWTLLRHQAAITKDGYLKRPAMTEDGVEPAENADHVKAGTRFTKDLFDKLWKYHNEWTQAFFAEQDRRNERGRFDREKANLIMEMLMKQLPSPRYIQHSARVLFVVGQANKQEGKQMLEAIFDLTREEAVKRVQAGTLSSAALAAHDYVFDIFPEGGKQIAPSKGNAAD; encoded by the coding sequence ATGATCCGCAGTGACATCCTTCAAAAATTCCCTGACCTCTTCGGCGCCAAGAAGGTGAATGGCCGCGATGTCAACGTCCAGGAGACCATCACCACGCTCACCCGTGAACTGCGACCGGAGATCGCCACTGCTTTGACCGCGCGCCGCCAGATTCTTGAATCGCCTGCGCCGGTGCGTGAGAAATATGCCTGGCCCAGGTGGGAAGAGAAGTTTGAAGACCCGATCAAGGGCGGAACGTGGACCTATCGCCAGATCGTCCAAGGGATGATCGACAATTTTCTGGGACGTGAAACCGAGTGGCGCTGGCGGCTTAATGATGAAGTGCCTATCCCCAAAGACGCTCATCCTCTGAAGAATCCCGGCCTGGAGCTCACCGGGCCGTGGCATCCGCTGGATATGGCTTTCAACGCGCTCAACAGCCCCGCGCCCATGAACATGCCGGACTTTGAAGACGCCTCGCCTACGCATTTCCTGCCTGACGGCACGCCCAGCAACGTGCCTGTTGGCGTATTTGCCGCGCTGCAGAATGCGAAAGAGATTTTTGCCGGCAACTGGACCGGCAAGCCCTATGAAGTAGTGAAGAAGGGCAAGACGCGCGCTTACAACATCACCAAGCCTCCGGCACAGTGGCCCACGCGCTTTGGCCGCCCACCCGGACTTCACATCAACTACGATCACGTCACGGTCGACGGCCGTCCCGCGCCAGCCACCATCGTGGTCGCCACTCTCTGGGCGTTCAACAATTATGACTCGCTCAAGAACGCGGGTAGCGGCGTGTATTTCTACATCCCCAAACTGCAAACGCCCAAAGAAGCTCTGATCGTTGAAAAGATTCTCTCGCGCCTGGAAGGCATGATCGGCATTGTCGCAGGCTCCATCAAGATCAAGATGCTCTATGAAGAAGGCAACGCCGGCCGCACGCTGCCTGCCATCGCGTGGACTCTGCGCCGCCGTCTGCTGGGCACCAACGTGGGCCGCTGGGACTACCTGGGCAGCCTGATTGAAATGTGGAAGGACGATCCCAAGGGCGTTTATCCCGACCCGCAATCCATCGGCATGGCCTCGCCCAACATGATTGCCTACCAGCGCTTCAACGCGCTCATGATGCTGATGGGCGGGATGAAAAATGGCGAACTGGAGAATGCCGCGCCTATCGGCGGCATGGCTGCCGTAATGATTTATCAGGCTGGCGATCCCTACGGACGCTCCCGCTACAACCCGCTAGCCCTGCGCGCCATGGTGATCGACAAGCTGCGCGAGCGGCTGCTCGGCCTGATCTTTGTCCCCGATGAGCCTCTTGCACCCAACCAGCAACCCACGCTCGATGACATTCTGTCGAAGCGCGTCAAGGGCCATCTCTATGACGTTTACCGGCAGAGCTGGGTCGCCAGTCCTGAAAAAGACTACGTCGCTGCTGGCAATGCGCCGTTGCAGGCCAAGGTTGAGCAACTTCAATCAATCCTTGACGCGCCAAGAGACATGGTCAAAGTAAAAGAGCAGGCTGTGCCCACCGCAACCAGCGGCCTGAGTGATGCTGAGCGCAGCGTGCTTGAGTCGCGCGGCCTGCTGAACCTGCAAGGCAAGATCACGCCGCAGGTCATCACCAAAGAATCGCTCGATACGCCGGAAAAACTTCTCTCACCAGAGCGATGGGAAGCGATCTATGGCATCCCCAAGGGCGATATCACTATTGAGCGCATTCAACATGCGTTTTATATGGCGGCGAATTACGGCTTCCAGATTCTCAACGGCAACTTCGCCGCCGCCATTGACGACTACGAACTCAAGCTGCGCTTCATGAATGATCTGGCCACGTACCGCATTGACGTCTCCTGGCTCTGGACTCTGCTGCGCCATCAGGCCGCCATCACCAAGGATGGCTACCTTAAGCGTCCGGCGATGACTGAAGACGGCGTTGAGCCAGCGGAGAATGCCGACCACGTGAAAGCCGGCACGCGCTTTACCAAAGACCTGTTCGACAAACTCTGGAAGTACCACAATGAGTGGACGCAGGCATTCTTTGCCGAGCAAGACCGCCGCAACGAACGTGGCCGCTTTGACCGCGAGAAAGCAAACCTCATCATGGAAATGCTAATGAAGCAGCTGCCCTCGCCGCGCTACATCCAGCACAGCGCGCGCGTGCTATTCGTTGTGGGCCAGGCCAACAAGCAGGAAGGCAAGCAAATGCTCGAAGCCATCTTTGACCTGACGCGAGAAGAGGCCGTTAAACGCGTCCAGGCAGGCACCCTGAGCTCGGCAGCCCTCGCGGCACATGATTACGTGTTCGATATCTTCCCTGAAGGCGGAAAGCAGATTGCGCCGTCGAAGGGAAATGCGGCCGACTAG
- the rpmE gene encoding 50S ribosomal protein L31 has product MKAAIHPKYEEVRVHCACGNTFTTRSTHKGAINLEICSNCHPFFTGKQKLVDTAGRVERFRRKYAKSDAGKAQAAKTAEAKQ; this is encoded by the coding sequence ATGAAGGCAGCGATCCATCCCAAGTATGAAGAAGTGCGCGTGCACTGCGCATGCGGAAACACGTTTACCACCCGGTCCACCCATAAGGGCGCCATTAACCTGGAAATCTGCTCGAATTGCCATCCGTTTTTTACCGGCAAGCAGAAGCTGGTGGACACCGCCGGACGCGTGGAGCGCTTCCGCCGGAAATATGCGAAGTCCGATGCCGGCAAGGCCCAGGCAGCGAAGACCGCAGAGGCCAAGCAATAA